From the Roseateles sp. XES5 genome, one window contains:
- a CDS encoding NAD-dependent succinate-semialdehyde dehydrogenase, which translates to MTAQFARIPFHDALTRLADPHLLRELSYVGGRWVAGRDGNSFSVTDPASNATLAWVASLDAEQTSDAVSMAAQAFPAWRDLLPQQRAAILRKWHDLMLEHREDLALLMTLEQGKPLAESRGEIAYAAAFVEWYAEEGKRLNAESVTSHLPGAEMIVRREAVGVVGIVTPWNFPSAMITRKAAAALAAGCTVVAHPSSETPLSALALAELGERAGLPAGVFNVVTGNAATIVGRMNTDARIRAMSFTGSTEIGKLIAGQCAPTMKRLVMELGGHAPLIVFADADIDKAADIAVNAKFATSGQDCLAANRIYVERPVLAAFTRAFQARIAALKVGGGLEAGVEIGPLMHERAIAKVEEQVADALKHGARLLTGGKRHMAGALFYEPTLLTDVPDDALIMREETFGPVAAVTAFDSEAEVIARANDTDYGLVAYVVTENGARQMRLARALEYGMVAINRVKITGGPIPFGGWKQSGLGREGSRHGMEAFTELKYLCIDTAA; encoded by the coding sequence ATGACCGCCCAATTCGCCCGGATCCCGTTTCACGACGCGCTCACCCGCCTCGCCGACCCTCACCTGCTGCGCGAACTCTCCTATGTCGGTGGCCGCTGGGTGGCCGGTCGCGACGGCAACAGTTTTTCCGTGACGGACCCAGCGTCGAACGCGACGCTCGCCTGGGTCGCCTCCCTCGATGCCGAACAGACGTCGGACGCCGTCTCAATGGCAGCGCAGGCCTTTCCCGCCTGGCGGGACCTGCTGCCGCAGCAGCGCGCCGCCATCCTGCGCAAATGGCACGATCTGATGCTGGAACACCGCGAAGACCTTGCGCTGCTGATGACGCTGGAACAGGGCAAGCCGCTCGCGGAATCGCGCGGCGAGATTGCCTATGCCGCCGCCTTCGTCGAATGGTATGCCGAGGAGGGCAAGCGCCTCAACGCCGAAAGCGTGACCAGTCATCTGCCGGGCGCGGAGATGATCGTCCGCCGCGAGGCAGTCGGCGTCGTCGGCATCGTCACCCCGTGGAATTTCCCCTCCGCCATGATCACCCGAAAGGCTGCGGCGGCCCTTGCCGCCGGTTGCACCGTTGTCGCCCATCCCTCCAGCGAAACGCCGCTATCCGCCCTCGCCCTCGCCGAACTCGGCGAACGGGCCGGCCTTCCCGCCGGCGTCTTCAACGTGGTGACCGGCAATGCCGCGACCATTGTCGGCCGCATGAATACCGATGCCCGCATACGCGCCATGAGCTTCACCGGCTCGACGGAAATCGGCAAACTGATCGCCGGCCAGTGCGCGCCGACCATGAAGCGGCTGGTGATGGAACTGGGCGGCCATGCCCCGCTGATCGTCTTCGCCGATGCCGATATCGACAAGGCGGCCGATATCGCGGTCAATGCCAAGTTCGCCACGTCGGGCCAGGACTGCCTCGCCGCCAACCGGATCTATGTCGAGCGTCCGGTGCTCGCTGCCTTCACCAGGGCGTTCCAGGCGCGCATCGCGGCCCTGAAGGTCGGCGGCGGGCTTGAGGCCGGCGTCGAGATCGGTCCCCTGATGCATGAGCGCGCCATCGCCAAGGTGGAGGAACAGGTGGCCGATGCGCTGAAGCACGGCGCCAGACTCCTGACCGGCGGCAAGCGCCACATGGCGGGCGCCCTGTTCTACGAGCCGACGCTGCTGACGGACGTTCCCGACGACGCCCTCATCATGCGCGAGGAAACCTTCGGCCCCGTCGCCGCGGTCACGGCCTTCGACAGCGAGGCCGAAGTGATCGCCCGCGCCAACGACACGGACTACGGTCTCGTCGCCTATGTCGTCACCGAAAACGGTGCGCGCCAGATGCGCCTTGCCCGTGCGCTGGAATACGGCATGGTGGCGATCAACCGCGTGAAGATCACCGGCGGACCGATCCCCTTCGGCGGCTGGAAGCAATCCGGCCTCGGCCGCGAGGGGTCGCGCCACGGCATGGAGGCCTTCACCGAGCTCAAATATCTCTGCATCGACACGGCCGCCTGA
- a CDS encoding PhzF family phenazine biosynthesis protein → MSRRYAIYDVFTDTRLAGNPLAVVFDADGLEDDAMQRIAGEFNLSETVFVKTPENPAHTARLRIFTPGRELPFAGHPTVGAAVAIAEASGAAAEPQDQVSVLEENVGPVRCAVKRGDRKAAFAEFDLPRKSVRLDATFDRQALADAFSLKPGQIGFENHVPSLWSAGVAFVMVPVHDLAAAAVVEFDPALWERCAPFAEGRLASAYLYCRGGVNHNARFHARMFAPDMGIAEDPATGAAVAALSGAIHFFDQLVDGHHPFLIEQGVEMGRPSHIHLHLDVVGGTIAGARIGGEAIRIASGTLDL, encoded by the coding sequence TTGTCCCGTCGCTACGCCATCTATGACGTCTTCACCGACACGCGGCTCGCCGGCAATCCGCTGGCCGTCGTCTTCGATGCCGATGGTCTCGAGGACGATGCGATGCAGCGTATCGCGGGCGAGTTCAACCTGTCCGAAACGGTCTTCGTGAAGACGCCGGAAAACCCGGCGCATACCGCGCGCCTGCGCATTTTCACGCCCGGCCGTGAACTGCCCTTTGCCGGTCACCCGACGGTGGGCGCGGCGGTCGCCATCGCCGAAGCCAGCGGGGCGGCGGCGGAGCCGCAGGATCAGGTCAGCGTGCTCGAAGAGAATGTCGGGCCGGTGCGCTGCGCAGTCAAGCGCGGGGACCGCAAGGCGGCCTTCGCGGAATTCGACCTGCCGCGCAAGTCCGTGCGCCTCGATGCGACCTTCGACCGACAGGCGCTGGCCGACGCCTTCAGTCTCAAGCCCGGCCAGATCGGCTTCGAGAATCACGTTCCCTCGCTGTGGAGCGCCGGCGTCGCCTTCGTGATGGTTCCGGTGCACGACCTTGCGGCCGCAGCGGTGGTGGAGTTCGACCCGGCGCTCTGGGAGCGCTGTGCGCCCTTCGCGGAGGGACGGCTGGCCTCCGCCTATCTCTATTGCCGCGGCGGGGTGAATCACAATGCGCGCTTCCATGCCCGCATGTTCGCGCCCGATATGGGCATTGCGGAGGATCCGGCGACGGGCGCCGCCGTCGCGGCTCTCTCCGGCGCCATCCATTTCTTCGACCAGCTGGTCGACGGCCACCATCCGTTCCTGATCGAGCAGGGCGTCGAAATGGGCCGCCCCTCGCATATCCACCTGCATCTCGACGTCGTCGGCGGGACGATCGCTGGCGCGCGCATCGGCGGAGAGGCGATCCGCATCGCGTCGGGCACACTGGATTTGTGA
- a CDS encoding DUF2182 domain-containing protein — MQLSAVERLLARDRVIVIATLVLSVTLAAWYILLGAGTGMSSIDMSANTGPAGALLGGAPDMVSPHVWSLRYGAVVFIMWWLMMIAMMVPSAAPTVLLYGALHRERGAGPALNFLAGYLAIWGVFSLAATLIQAILATGGMISAMYMNLATVLMAAMVLICAGAYQLSPIKAACLEHCRGPVASLTRHRRTGRAAAFRMGVLHGRYCLGCCWALMALLFVGGIMNIWWIAAITVYVAIEKLAPGGKQVSRITGGALIACGLALLARESGAI; from the coding sequence ATGCAACTATCGGCCGTCGAACGCCTTCTTGCGCGCGATCGGGTGATCGTGATCGCGACGCTGGTACTGTCCGTGACCTTGGCCGCCTGGTACATCCTCCTCGGCGCGGGAACGGGCATGTCGTCGATAGACATGTCGGCGAATACCGGCCCGGCGGGAGCGCTGCTCGGCGGAGCCCCGGACATGGTCAGCCCGCATGTGTGGTCGCTGCGCTATGGTGCCGTCGTCTTCATCATGTGGTGGTTGATGATGATTGCCATGATGGTGCCGAGCGCAGCGCCAACGGTCCTGCTCTACGGTGCGCTCCATCGGGAGCGTGGCGCTGGGCCGGCGCTGAACTTCCTGGCCGGATACCTCGCGATCTGGGGCGTGTTCAGCCTGGCGGCAACGCTGATCCAAGCCATCCTGGCCACCGGCGGCATGATTTCGGCGATGTACATGAATCTGGCCACGGTGCTCATGGCAGCCATGGTTCTTATCTGCGCGGGTGCCTATCAACTGTCGCCCATCAAGGCCGCCTGCCTCGAGCATTGCCGGGGGCCTGTCGCATCCCTGACAAGACATCGGCGAACCGGACGGGCAGCCGCTTTCCGGATGGGCGTTCTTCACGGCCGTTACTGCCTTGGATGCTGCTGGGCGCTGATGGCGCTCCTGTTCGTCGGCGGCATCATGAACATTTGGTGGATCGCCGCCATCACCGTCTATGTCGCCATCGAAAAGCTCGCGCCGGGCGGCAAGCAGGTGTCGCGCATCACGGGCGGCGCGCTTATCGCTTGCGGACTTGCGCTTCTGGCACGCGAGTCGGGAGCGATCTGA
- a CDS encoding ArgE/DapE family deacylase — translation MTSVQDRILNAVDRLFDDQVQFLEKLVRFKSLRNEEAAAQDFIAGALKERGFEISRLPTDASRIGTHPAFSPATVDYSDSWNVVGRKVSTGGGRSLAFNSHVDVVPAGSGHRWTSPPFEPRREGDWLYGRGAGDMKAGLVASIFALDAIAEAGLSLLGDVQIQSVVEEEITGNGAATLFAEGFIADVIVSPEPTDEQLVRANAGVIKFRLETRGCPAHPRDPESGQSAIDLMVRLIGHLRVLEQRWIAEREDKRWFKDLANPVALTIGTISGGDWIASIPSDCVAEGRIGFYPGEDPKLRAAEVEAFVAQVQLEDPTFAGGDLVSLSWVGVMHAGYALAEGTVAEDTLRAVHAVTNAGAALDAYVMACYLDAAVFSVHGNIPSLVYGPVSENIHGIDERVSLSSLKRVTKTLALFAADWCGIRDV, via the coding sequence ATGACCTCCGTACAGGACCGTATTCTCAACGCCGTCGACCGGCTCTTCGACGATCAGGTACAGTTCCTGGAAAAGCTCGTGCGCTTCAAATCCCTGCGCAACGAGGAAGCCGCCGCGCAGGATTTCATCGCTGGGGCGCTGAAGGAGCGCGGTTTCGAGATCAGCCGCCTGCCCACCGACGCATCGAGGATCGGCACACATCCGGCCTTTTCGCCGGCGACGGTCGACTACAGCGACAGCTGGAACGTCGTCGGCCGCAAGGTTTCGACGGGTGGCGGACGCTCGCTCGCCTTCAATTCCCATGTCGACGTCGTGCCGGCCGGAAGCGGCCACCGCTGGACATCGCCGCCCTTCGAGCCCCGGCGGGAGGGAGACTGGCTTTACGGCCGTGGCGCGGGGGATATGAAGGCGGGGCTCGTCGCCTCGATCTTTGCACTCGACGCGATTGCCGAGGCCGGTCTGTCGCTATTGGGCGACGTCCAGATCCAGTCCGTCGTGGAAGAGGAAATCACCGGCAACGGCGCGGCGACGCTTTTCGCCGAAGGTTTCATCGCCGATGTGATCGTCAGCCCCGAACCGACCGACGAGCAGCTCGTGCGCGCCAATGCGGGCGTGATCAAATTCCGGCTGGAAACGCGCGGGTGCCCCGCCCATCCGCGCGATCCGGAATCCGGGCAAAGCGCCATCGACCTCATGGTTCGCCTCATCGGCCATCTTCGCGTTCTGGAACAGCGCTGGATCGCCGAACGGGAAGACAAGCGCTGGTTCAAGGACCTTGCCAATCCCGTTGCGCTGACGATCGGCACGATTTCAGGCGGCGACTGGATCGCCTCGATCCCGAGCGATTGCGTCGCCGAAGGCCGCATCGGCTTCTATCCCGGCGAAGATCCGAAGCTTCGGGCCGCCGAAGTCGAAGCCTTTGTCGCCCAGGTCCAGCTCGAAGACCCGACCTTCGCCGGGGGAGATCTGGTCAGCCTCAGCTGGGTCGGCGTCATGCATGCCGGCTACGCGCTTGCTGAGGGGACAGTGGCCGAGGACACTCTTCGCGCCGTGCACGCCGTCACCAATGCCGGCGCTGCGCTCGATGCCTATGTGATGGCCTGCTATCTCGATGCCGCCGTGTTCTCGGTGCACGGCAACATTCCCTCGCTCGTCTATGGACCGGTCTCCGAAAACATTCACGGCATCGACGAGCGCGTCAGCCTCTCCTCCCTGAAGCGCGTCACCAAGACCCTGGCGCTTTTCGCAGCGGATTGGTGCGGGATTCGGGACGTGTAG
- the corA gene encoding magnesium/cobalt transporter CorA — MTIVAAYAYRNGTRANPVELVDERHAPVESEFVWIGVTAPSEDEMAKLKAMFGLHPLAVEDALNGRQVPKVEIYGDQLFVVAKTAHLEGDKIAYGETCIFVGKHHIITVRHGSARAHKELREQLEQSPKLLEHGPDYVLHAIIDFIVDGYLPMVEKMEDNVLTMEKHMLASFLEREQIRRLFRMRRQVILFQRVLGPMAEVVGKLSHLDLPCIDENAKPYFRDVHDHVRRVEAMVAGLREVITSVFEASNLLEQQRQGTITRQLASWAAILAVPTAIAGIYGMNFQYMPELQTRYGYFVVLGIIAVVCAILFQRFKKAGWL; from the coding sequence ATGACCATCGTTGCCGCCTACGCCTACCGAAACGGAACGCGCGCCAATCCCGTCGAGCTTGTCGACGAGCGCCATGCACCGGTTGAGAGCGAATTTGTCTGGATCGGCGTGACGGCACCGTCGGAAGACGAGATGGCAAAGCTGAAGGCGATGTTCGGCCTGCATCCGCTTGCCGTCGAAGACGCCCTGAACGGCCGCCAGGTGCCGAAAGTGGAAATCTATGGCGACCAGCTGTTCGTCGTTGCCAAGACCGCGCATCTGGAAGGCGACAAGATCGCCTATGGCGAAACCTGCATCTTCGTCGGCAAACACCATATCATCACGGTGCGCCACGGCTCGGCCCGCGCCCACAAGGAGCTTCGCGAACAACTCGAGCAATCGCCAAAGCTCCTGGAGCACGGTCCGGACTACGTGCTGCACGCCATCATCGATTTCATCGTCGACGGTTATCTGCCGATGGTCGAGAAGATGGAGGACAATGTGCTGACGATGGAAAAGCATATGCTCGCCTCCTTTCTCGAGCGCGAACAGATCCGCCGCCTGTTTCGTATGCGCCGGCAGGTCATTCTCTTCCAGCGCGTGCTCGGGCCGATGGCAGAGGTGGTGGGCAAGCTCAGCCATCTCGACCTTCCCTGCATCGACGAGAATGCCAAACCCTACTTCCGCGACGTGCACGACCATGTCCGACGCGTCGAAGCGATGGTGGCGGGCCTGCGTGAAGTCATCACGTCGGTGTTCGAAGCCAGCAACCTGCTGGAACAGCAGCGGCAGGGTACGATTACCCGGCAACTGGCCTCCTGGGCGGCCATTCTTGCGGTGCCGACCGCAATTGCCGGCATCTACGGCATGAATTTCCAGTACATGCCGGAACTGCAGACGCGCTATGGCTATTTCGTCGTGCTCGGGATCATCGCCGTGGTCTGCGCCATCCTCTTCCAGCGCTTCAAGAAAGCCGGATGGCTGTAG
- a CDS encoding DUF882 domain-containing protein: MSEYSVSAYLARALHAAAVKATGNVARLVAQASSLAAIAASALTLSAAPSFAEDRSLKLFFTHTGERATITFKRDGRFDAKGLAQINRFLRDWRRNEPARMDPRLLDLVWEVYQRSGAKDYVHIVSAYRSPATNNMLRGRSRNTGVAKNSQHTLGKAMDFFIPGVKLAKLRAVAMQMQVGGVGYYPTSGSPFVHLDVGRVRAWPRMTRQELVRIFPNGKTLHVPADGRPLPGYNVAMADYKRRVGSKSIMAASSAGAALSEDDAATDSLVTALLPTRKSRAEKALERQAMGQAAAEQPEFVDLSAISVPLPTFKADIERVVTVSTSAFIPSSTFKAMGGLSMTGRLLRQPTVAQNGLLDTRQASAWTVSNKAILDWALAPADALERLALPASLQRAVASAEDVGSLESMTREVEKPAAFNAARFGSGG; the protein is encoded by the coding sequence GTGTCTGAGTATTCGGTATCTGCGTATCTGGCGCGCGCGCTTCATGCCGCCGCTGTCAAGGCAACCGGGAACGTTGCCCGCCTTGTCGCACAAGCCTCCTCCCTCGCCGCCATTGCCGCCTCGGCCCTCACATTGAGTGCTGCCCCATCATTCGCTGAAGACCGATCGCTGAAACTGTTCTTCACCCATACCGGCGAGCGCGCGACGATCACCTTCAAGCGCGACGGCAGGTTCGATGCGAAGGGGCTTGCACAGATCAATCGCTTTCTGCGGGACTGGCGCCGGAATGAGCCGGCCCGGATGGACCCGCGCCTGCTCGATCTCGTCTGGGAAGTTTATCAGCGCAGCGGCGCAAAGGATTATGTCCACATCGTCTCCGCCTACCGTTCGCCGGCCACCAACAACATGCTGCGCGGCCGCTCGCGTAACACCGGTGTCGCCAAGAACAGCCAGCATACGCTCGGCAAGGCGATGGACTTCTTCATCCCCGGCGTAAAGCTGGCGAAACTGCGCGCGGTCGCCATGCAGATGCAGGTCGGCGGCGTCGGCTATTACCCGACATCGGGCTCGCCCTTCGTCCATCTCGATGTCGGCCGCGTGCGCGCCTGGCCGCGCATGACGCGTCAGGAGCTGGTGCGCATCTTCCCGAACGGCAAGACACTGCACGTCCCCGCCGATGGTCGCCCCCTGCCCGGCTACAACGTCGCCATGGCGGACTACAAGCGGCGTGTCGGCTCGAAGTCGATCATGGCCGCAAGCTCTGCCGGCGCAGCGCTGTCCGAAGACGACGCCGCGACGGACAGTCTTGTGACGGCATTGCTTCCGACACGAAAGAGCCGCGCGGAGAAAGCTCTGGAAAGGCAGGCCATGGGTCAGGCGGCCGCCGAACAACCCGAATTCGTCGACCTTTCGGCCATCAGCGTTCCGCTCCCGACGTTCAAGGCAGACATCGAACGCGTCGTGACCGTCAGCACATCCGCTTTCATTCCGTCCTCGACATTCAAGGCCATGGGAGGCCTCAGCATGACGGGAAGGCTCTTACGCCAACCCACCGTCGCGCAGAACGGCCTTCTCGACACGCGCCAGGCAAGCGCGTGGACGGTTTCCAACAAAGCGATTCTCGACTGGGCGCTCGCACCGGCTGACGCGCTCGAGCGTCTGGCCCTTCCGGCCAGCCTGCAACGCGCCGTCGCGAGCGCGGAGGATGTCGGCAGCCTTGAAAGCATGACGCGCGAGGTGGAAAAGCCCGCCGCATTCAACGCAGCCCGCTTTGGATCAGGCGGCTGA
- a CDS encoding PLP-dependent aminotransferase family protein — protein MTNWRPDISQLRRPAYLSLAEQIARAIQEGHLPNGTRLLPHRKLADDLKLSVQTVSRAYDELIRRGLISGEIGRGSFVQTRPKEPEPPYLPERLGELVDLSILKPVCEQLHLERMREAFGWLAENLPSSSALSFRPNMVFPRHRTVAAEWLARCGLDISPLNISLTNGATSGMTVALMSVAPPGSTVATEAISHHTLVPLSTYLGLHLEGLPIDRDGMIPEALDDACRKGVIRAVFLQPSVINPTATLMSAERRQALADVARRHDIAIIENDILGPLVERKPPPIAAYAPERTLYITSFTKITVPGLRIGYLAAPDRYVAAVANRHLVSNWMATPSIAEIATRWVSDGTAMELVNWQRRALATRHAIAEEAFAGLPCHAHPQSLHVWLPLPEGHTEEGFVSQARLRGVAIAPGSSFRTADQGWHPAVRISLGSTTEQELRTGLGILASLASGNPEALLLAI, from the coding sequence ATGACAAATTGGCGTCCCGATATATCCCAATTGCGCCGGCCGGCCTATCTGTCCCTCGCCGAGCAGATCGCCCGCGCCATCCAGGAAGGCCACCTGCCGAACGGCACACGCCTTCTACCCCATCGCAAGCTCGCCGACGACCTCAAACTCTCCGTCCAGACCGTCAGTCGCGCCTATGACGAATTGATCCGCCGGGGCCTGATTTCCGGGGAGATCGGGCGTGGCTCATTCGTGCAGACGCGCCCGAAGGAGCCGGAACCGCCCTACCTGCCGGAACGTCTCGGCGAGCTGGTCGATCTCTCGATCCTCAAGCCGGTCTGCGAACAGCTCCATCTGGAGCGCATGCGCGAGGCCTTCGGGTGGCTTGCGGAAAACCTGCCGTCGAGTTCGGCGCTGTCCTTCCGGCCGAACATGGTTTTCCCGCGCCACCGGACCGTTGCCGCCGAATGGCTGGCCCGTTGCGGCCTCGATATCTCGCCGCTCAACATCAGCCTTACCAACGGCGCCACCTCGGGCATGACGGTGGCGCTGATGAGCGTCGCTCCCCCCGGCTCGACGGTGGCGACGGAGGCGATCAGCCACCATACGCTGGTGCCGCTCTCCACCTATCTCGGCCTGCATCTCGAAGGTTTGCCGATCGACCGCGACGGCATGATCCCCGAGGCGCTGGACGACGCCTGCCGGAAGGGCGTCATTCGCGCGGTCTTTCTGCAGCCGTCCGTGATCAACCCGACGGCGACGCTGATGAGCGCCGAGCGCCGGCAGGCGCTCGCCGACGTCGCGCGACGCCACGATATCGCGATCATCGAGAACGACATTCTCGGTCCGCTCGTCGAACGCAAGCCGCCGCCGATCGCGGCCTATGCGCCGGAGCGCACGCTCTACATCACCAGCTTCACCAAGATCACGGTGCCGGGCCTGCGCATCGGCTATCTCGCGGCGCCCGACCGCTATGTCGCCGCCGTCGCCAACCGGCATCTCGTGTCGAACTGGATGGCGACGCCGTCGATTGCCGAGATTGCTACCCGATGGGTCAGTGACGGGACGGCCATGGAACTCGTCAACTGGCAGCGCCGCGCGCTGGCGACGCGCCACGCCATTGCGGAGGAGGCCTTCGCGGGCCTGCCCTGTCATGCCCATCCGCAGAGCCTGCATGTCTGGCTGCCGCTGCCCGAGGGACATACGGAGGAGGGCTTCGTTTCGCAGGCCCGTCTGCGCGGCGTCGCCATCGCGCCGGGTTCCTCCTTCCGCACGGCGGATCAGGGCTGGCATCCGGCGGTGCGCATCTCGCTCGGCTCCACGACCGAGCAGGAACTTCGCACGGGTCTTGGCATTCTCGCTTCGTTGGCCAGCGGAAATCCGGAGGCGTTGCTGCTCGCGATCTAG
- a CDS encoding aspartate aminotransferase family protein: MLDGNNELTAWDRDHFFHPSTHMGMHARGETPTRVIGGGEGVYITDTTGKTSLDAFAGLYCVNVGYGRQKIADAIANQAKNLAYYHAYVGHGTEASITLSKMIIDRAPEGMSRVYFGLSGSDANETNIKLIWYYNNILGRPEKKKIISRWRGYHGSGVMTGSLTGLHLFHNAFDLPRAPILHTEAPYFFRRPDRAMNEEQFSQYCADKLEEMILAEGPDTVAAFIGEPILGTGGIVPPPKGYWQKIQAVLDKYDILLVADEVVTGFGRLGTMFGSDHYGMKPALITIAKGLTSAYAPLSGTIVSDKVWDVLVKGSDELGAIGHGWTYSSHPICAAAGVANLELIDELGLVENAGATGAYFRNALAEAIGGHKHVGEVRGDGLMAAVEFVEDKDDRAFFDPGKKIGPQVSAALLERGVIGRAMPQGDILGFAPPLCLTREEADIVVKATADAVKAVLG; the protein is encoded by the coding sequence ATGCTCGACGGAAACAACGAACTCACCGCCTGGGACCGCGACCACTTCTTCCACCCCTCGACCCATATGGGCATGCATGCCCGCGGCGAGACGCCGACCCGCGTCATCGGCGGCGGCGAAGGGGTCTACATCACGGATACGACCGGCAAGACGAGCCTCGACGCCTTTGCCGGCCTCTATTGCGTCAATGTCGGCTACGGCCGCCAGAAGATCGCCGACGCGATTGCAAACCAGGCGAAGAACCTCGCCTATTACCACGCCTATGTCGGCCACGGCACGGAAGCCTCGATCACGCTTTCCAAGATGATCATCGACCGCGCGCCCGAAGGCATGAGCCGCGTCTATTTCGGCCTGTCGGGCTCGGATGCCAACGAGACCAACATCAAGCTGATCTGGTACTACAACAACATCCTCGGCCGTCCGGAAAAGAAGAAGATCATTTCGCGCTGGCGCGGCTATCACGGCTCCGGCGTCATGACGGGCTCGCTGACCGGCCTCCATCTCTTCCACAATGCCTTCGACCTGCCGCGCGCGCCGATCCTGCACACGGAAGCCCCCTACTTCTTCCGCCGCCCGGATCGCGCGATGAACGAGGAGCAGTTCTCGCAATATTGCGCCGACAAGCTGGAGGAAATGATCCTGGCCGAGGGGCCGGACACCGTCGCCGCCTTCATCGGCGAGCCGATCCTCGGCACCGGTGGCATCGTGCCGCCGCCGAAGGGTTACTGGCAGAAGATCCAGGCCGTGCTCGACAAATACGATATCCTGCTCGTCGCCGATGAGGTCGTGACCGGCTTCGGCCGCCTCGGCACGATGTTCGGTTCCGACCACTACGGCATGAAGCCGGCGCTGATCACCATCGCCAAGGGCCTGACCTCGGCCTATGCGCCGCTCTCCGGCACCATCGTCTCCGACAAGGTTTGGGACGTGCTGGTCAAGGGCTCGGACGAACTCGGCGCGATCGGCCATGGCTGGACCTATTCCTCGCATCCGATCTGCGCCGCCGCGGGCGTCGCCAATCTCGAACTCATCGACGAGCTCGGCCTGGTCGAGAATGCCGGCGCCACGGGTGCCTACTTCCGCAACGCGCTTGCCGAGGCCATCGGCGGCCACAAGCATGTCGGCGAAGTGCGTGGCGATGGCCTGATGGCGGCAGTCGAGTTCGTCGAGGACAAGGACGACCGCGCCTTCTTCGATCCGGGCAAGAAGATCGGCCCGCAGGTCTCCGCCGCCCTTCTCGAACGCGGCGTCATCGGCCGCGCCATGCCGCAGGGCGACATCCTGGGCTTCGCCCCGCCGCTCTGCCTCACCCGCGAAGAAGCCGATATCGTCGTGAAGGCGACCGCCGATGCCGTGAAGGCCGTTCTCGGTTAA
- a CDS encoding DUF1326 domain-containing protein — protein MTPWEIDALEIANCNCSFGCPCQFNSLPTNGNCEAAVGFIIKSGFHGDVRLDGVKMALTAKWPGPIHLGNGTVQLVVDSNASPAQRDAVATIVSGGDTEDMATMFWVFSKMSPTKLEVLSKPIDFDVDIDRRTGHVRVPDVFEMEVQPIRNPVTGAEHRARINLPHGFEYRVAEMASGTTRTSGEIGLDNNKDTHAHICRVYMNGKGVIEHAA, from the coding sequence ATGACACCTTGGGAGATCGATGCCCTCGAGATCGCGAATTGCAATTGCAGCTTCGGATGCCCCTGTCAGTTCAACTCTCTGCCCACGAACGGTAACTGCGAAGCCGCAGTGGGTTTTATCATAAAATCAGGCTTTCACGGCGACGTTCGCCTCGATGGCGTCAAGATGGCGCTGACCGCGAAATGGCCCGGCCCGATCCATCTCGGCAACGGGACGGTTCAACTCGTTGTGGATTCGAACGCCAGTCCGGCGCAACGGGACGCCGTCGCGACGATCGTTTCAGGCGGTGACACGGAAGACATGGCAACCATGTTCTGGGTCTTCAGCAAGATGTCTCCGACAAAGCTCGAAGTACTGTCGAAGCCGATCGATTTCGACGTCGATATCGACAGGCGTACGGGACACGTACGGGTCCCCGACGTCTTCGAAATGGAGGTTCAACCGATCCGCAACCCTGTGACGGGAGCCGAACACCGCGCGCGGATCAATCTGCCGCACGGGTTCGAATACCGTGTGGCGGAGATGGCCAGCGGCACGACCCGAACGTCGGGCGAGATCGGGCTCGACAACAACAAGGACACACACGCGCATATCTGCCGGGTCTACATGAACGGCAAGGGCGTCATCGAGCACGCCGCCTGA
- a CDS encoding Lrp/AsnC family transcriptional regulator → MKLDAIDLRILEAIQENGRITKLALAEKAGLSPTPCWLRLRKLEKAGIVSGYHARVAVRRVAPVASVMMEVTLANHRQADFDRFERAVVATPEIVACWSVGGGVDYILKIMAADIDAYQRLVDSLLNRELGIDRYFTYIVTKTVKEETVLPLATLLPAAD, encoded by the coding sequence ATGAAACTCGACGCCATCGACCTGCGCATCCTGGAGGCAATCCAGGAGAACGGGCGCATCACCAAGCTGGCGCTGGCGGAAAAGGCGGGGCTTTCGCCGACGCCCTGCTGGCTCAGGCTGCGCAAGCTGGAGAAGGCGGGTATCGTTTCCGGCTATCACGCGCGGGTCGCGGTGCGCCGCGTCGCGCCGGTCGCCAGCGTCATGATGGAGGTGACCCTGGCCAACCATCGCCAGGCGGATTTCGACCGGTTCGAGCGGGCGGTGGTGGCAACGCCGGAGATCGTCGCCTGCTGGTCGGTCGGCGGCGGGGTCGACTACATCCTGAAGATCATGGCGGCGGATATCGATGCCTATCAGCGCCTGGTCGACAGCCTGCTCAACCGGGAACTCGGCATCGACCGCTACTTCACCTACATCGTCACCAAGACGGTGAAGGAGGAAACCGTGCTGCCGCTGGCGACGCTGCTGCCAGCCGCCGATTGA